The genomic interval GGGTAACGGTCTTTCACGAAATGCGGCCATGAAGAAAATTCCTCCGCCCAGCAACACCGAATATCTCTATTTCACCTCCATGAATTACCTTAAAAACAAGGCGAAGGAAGGCGCGGCCTTCCAGAAACATAAAAATGAAAAAGGCCTTTTTTCCCGTTTCTTCAACCGTTCCAAGTGAAATCGGCAAGATTTTTCCTTCCATCTCTTTATCCGTATCGAGCGTTTTTTTCTCCTGAATCCGTATGACTGCCGCAACCATTATTTTACTTGTTCTTCTTGCTCCCCTGCTCGCCGGGATCCTTGCCCTTGTGTTTTTCGGAGCAAAGAAAAAAAGAACGATGCCTGTCGGGCTTCTGCTGCATGCAATTTCCGAAAAAAGCGCACCGCATTGCTCCTACTATTCCCCAAAAAAATTTACCGCTCTGCTCGACAGGCTCGCCGGAAATGGTTTTATCCTTGTCACGCTGGGCGAAGCGCTGCGGCGTCCCGATCCTGACCGCCCCAAGGCCGCTGTCATGTGCTTTGATGACGGCTTTGAAAGTTTTTACCGTTTTGCCCTCCCTCAATTGCAAAATCGTAATTGGAAGGCGACGGTTTTTCCCGTCGCAGGTTTTCTCGGCAAGCCATCAACGTGGGACACGCTGCCCCCGCAGATTCATTTGACAAAAGAACAAGTAAAAGAAATTTTATCGCTGGGACATGAAATCGGCAGCCATACCATGACCCACCCCAACCTCACCCTGCTCAGCGACGCGGATCTATCCGCGGAACTGTCGCAATCCAAGAAAATCCTTGAAGACATAACAGGCAGGCCGGTCACCAGCCTTTCATTCCCTTTTGGACAGTGGAACCGGCGCGTCTGGAACAAGGCGCTCGAAGCCGGTTATACCGCTGCGACGTCGTACGCCGGCAGCGCAAAAAGGGGAAAAGGCATGTTTCCCCTGTGGGGAATCTACTCCTTTGACTCGGTGCAGGATG from Chitinivibrionales bacterium carries:
- a CDS encoding polysaccharide deacetylase family protein, with amino-acid sequence MTAATIILLVLLAPLLAGILALVFFGAKKKRTMPVGLLLHAISEKSAPHCSYYSPKKFTALLDRLAGNGFILVTLGEALRRPDPDRPKAAVMCFDDGFESFYRFALPQLQNRNWKATVFPVAGFLGKPSTWDTLPPQIHLTKEQVKEILSLGHEIGSHTMTHPNLTLLSDADLSAELSQSKKILEDITGRPVTSLSFPFGQWNRRVWNKALEAGYTAATSYAGSAKRGKGMFPLWGIYSFDSVQDVWDRAIDQPAVSNAVAQGIVMPHFAKGTPMWKFRKGYGLLR